The Streptococcus pantholopis genome has a segment encoding these proteins:
- a CDS encoding lantibiotic immunity ABC transporter MutG family permease subunit, which produces MIAILSSEWVKTKRTAIRWLIVLVPVLFSLATTAYFSLSEEIDEIAVFQGFFTAWCAFLAPLAVAVLAAFVVQEEELAGHFLGYLSASVPRNSLYFGKFLMLVFCNMVSTVLALAVFYIGMTIASPGTVNGWVLFLFAVILAFFGTLPLLAIHLWLSFIWGTGASVSLGMCGLVLAILMGITELGDDVWLFIPWTWPYRLAKLPENYLGFTAKMFVPPAEISSGLVVRQLMAGTLAVIICLIIFCAGGIIWFNRWEGRKRYD; this is translated from the coding sequence ATGATTGCTATATTATCGTCAGAATGGGTAAAAACAAAGCGAACAGCGATTCGTTGGCTGATTGTTCTTGTTCCTGTTCTTTTTTCACTGGCGACAACAGCTTATTTTTCACTGAGTGAAGAAATTGATGAAATTGCTGTATTTCAGGGCTTTTTTACGGCATGGTGTGCCTTTCTTGCTCCGCTTGCTGTTGCTGTCCTAGCTGCATTTGTTGTACAGGAGGAAGAGCTTGCTGGGCATTTCTTAGGTTATCTCAGCGCGAGTGTTCCTCGAAATTCTCTCTACTTTGGTAAGTTTCTAATGCTAGTTTTTTGTAATATGGTCAGTACGGTCCTTGCTTTGGCTGTATTTTATATAGGGATGACTATTGCTTCACCAGGAACTGTGAACGGTTGGGTTCTGTTTCTATTTGCTGTGATTCTTGCATTTTTTGGGACTTTGCCGCTTCTGGCAATTCATTTATGGCTAAGTTTTATATGGGGGACAGGAGCTTCTGTCAGTTTAGGAATGTGTGGCCTTGTTTTAGCTATTCTTATGGGAATAACTGAGCTGGGTGACGATGTTTGGCTGTTTATCCCTTGGACTTGGCCATACCGGCTGGCAAAGCTACCAGAAAACTATCTGGGGTTTACGGCAAAAATGTTTGTACCGCCAGCAGAAATATCATCAGGGCTTGTTGTGCGGCAGTTAATGGCTGGGACCTTGGCTGTTATTATCTGTCTTATTATTTTCTGTGCTGGTGGAATAATCTGGTTTAACAGATGGGAGGGAAGAAAGCGTTATGATTAA
- a CDS encoding sensor histidine kinase, with protein sequence MKKESLVADFRMTITQIAAATIAATLITWGLAAALFLLEQNRTIYPANYYERQIPAIDRYVRRENINLLSKEKKTGLKPVIKGAGITYQVVDGNASVLYGTNTDPIFSSETDMINHLNTTSIYKRTNTYLHVIPIVSQKGQIKGAVALIYRVKMTSADSGGQWVLGLIAAALFSPVVYIVLFTMLFSKLFIKRINRPLQLLKEAAEKIKNKDLNFEISYYSENELGRLCTAFSEMQQELKASLSAQWEMEQGRVEMVEALAHDLKTPISIVLAYTESLMDGGYTDSKRICRYLSVIEENAKKCSHLVQQIEETSESVQIENELNLVSTDLHDFLAKKVKGYELQAREKDISIVLCDTDCLHHSYLLDTDKLERIFDNIVSNSLRYTPAKGKIFISVLADQATIRYQICDTGCGFSKKDLVHATERFYRGDGSRNSRGSHSGLGLHTVKQLVHQLGGDIELSNGKAGGACLQFSQKNFGNRLKRACHHGE encoded by the coding sequence ATGAAAAAAGAGTCTCTTGTTGCTGATTTTCGTATGACAATCACACAGATTGCTGCCGCAACTATTGCAGCAACACTGATAACATGGGGGTTAGCTGCTGCCCTGTTTTTGCTGGAACAGAACAGGACTATTTATCCTGCCAATTATTATGAACGGCAGATTCCTGCCATTGACCGGTATGTTAGAAGAGAAAATATTAATTTACTGTCAAAGGAAAAGAAAACAGGGCTAAAGCCCGTCATCAAAGGTGCCGGTATCACCTATCAAGTTGTCGATGGCAACGCTTCTGTTCTCTATGGAACAAATACCGATCCGATATTTTCTTCAGAAACAGACATGATAAATCATCTGAATACAACAAGTATTTACAAGAGAACCAATACTTATTTGCATGTTATTCCTATAGTCAGTCAGAAGGGACAAATAAAAGGAGCTGTTGCTCTTATTTATCGGGTGAAAATGACCTCTGCAGACAGCGGGGGACAATGGGTCTTGGGGCTGATTGCAGCAGCCCTGTTTTCTCCTGTAGTCTATATAGTTCTTTTTACGATGCTGTTCTCAAAGCTGTTTATCAAACGTATCAATCGCCCTCTGCAGCTTTTAAAGGAAGCCGCTGAGAAGATAAAAAATAAGGATTTGAATTTTGAAATCAGCTACTATTCGGAAAATGAGCTAGGGAGACTGTGTACTGCTTTTTCAGAAATGCAGCAGGAATTAAAAGCTTCTCTTTCGGCTCAGTGGGAAATGGAACAGGGACGTGTAGAAATGGTGGAGGCATTGGCACATGACTTAAAAACTCCTATTTCTATTGTTCTAGCTTATACAGAATCTCTGATGGACGGCGGATACACAGACTCAAAGCGGATATGCCGGTATTTGTCTGTTATTGAGGAAAACGCTAAAAAATGCAGCCATCTTGTTCAGCAAATAGAAGAAACTTCTGAGTCAGTACAGATTGAAAATGAGCTGAATCTGGTATCAACAGATTTACATGATTTCCTAGCAAAGAAAGTGAAAGGCTATGAATTACAAGCAAGGGAGAAGGATATCTCAATAGTATTGTGCGATACTGACTGCTTACACCATTCATATCTTCTTGACACTGATAAACTGGAACGTATTTTTGATAATATCGTATCCAATAGCCTGCGCTATACCCCTGCGAAAGGAAAAATCTTCATTTCTGTCCTTGCTGATCAAGCAACAATAAGGTATCAGATATGTGACACAGGCTGCGGATTTAGCAAAAAGGATTTAGTGCACGCAACGGAACGCTTTTATAGAGGTGATGGATCTAGAAACAGCAGGGGCAGCCATTCTGGTCTTGGACTGCACACAGTAAAACAGCTGGTTCATCAGCTTGGCGGAGATATTGAACTGTCAAACGGAAAAGCTGGGGGCGCCTGCCTACAATTCAGCCAGAAAAATTTTGGAAATCGTTTGAAGAGAGCCTGTCACCATGGAGAATAG
- the treR gene encoding trehalose operon repressor, translated as MKKYEQIYQQLEADILKGSYAIGDYLPSEAELAAAHSVSRDTIRKALALLAENGLIKKKHGSGSQIIKHEPINFPVSALTSYQELVERLAINSRTNLIAIDKLIVDEKLALLTGFKRNSLVWRLIRQRIVDDVASILDIDYLSKTIVPEISRTAAAYSIYHYLEKQLLLDIAYTKKEITIDQITDRDKLLLDIGSEHHVVSVKSKGYLRDGRQFQFTDSRHKLDKFRFVDYAQRKR; from the coding sequence ATGAAAAAATACGAACAGATTTATCAGCAGCTGGAAGCTGACATTCTAAAAGGCTCTTATGCGATTGGCGACTATCTCCCCAGCGAAGCCGAACTGGCTGCCGCGCATAGCGTCAGCCGTGATACCATCCGCAAAGCACTGGCACTTTTAGCTGAAAACGGCTTAATCAAAAAAAAACACGGCTCAGGCTCGCAGATTATCAAGCATGAACCGATTAATTTTCCTGTCTCAGCGCTGACCAGCTATCAAGAATTAGTCGAGCGATTAGCCATCAATTCCCGGACGAATCTGATTGCTATTGATAAACTGATTGTTGATGAAAAACTCGCCCTTTTGACCGGTTTTAAGCGCAACAGTCTCGTTTGGCGCCTAATCCGCCAGCGTATTGTTGATGATGTCGCTTCTATCTTAGATATTGATTATCTCAGCAAAACAATTGTCCCTGAAATCAGCCGAACAGCTGCTGCCTATTCTATCTATCACTATCTGGAAAAACAGCTCCTACTGGATATTGCCTATACAAAAAAAGAAATTACGATTGACCAGATTACTGACCGAGATAAGCTCTTGCTGGATATCGGCTCAGAACACCATGTCGTCTCCGTTAAGTCCAAAGGATACCTGAGAGACGGCCGACAATTCCAATTCACAGACAGCCGCCACAAATTGGATAAATTCCGTTTTGTCGACTACGCCCAGCGCAAACGATGA
- the treC gene encoding alpha,alpha-phosphotrehalase: MSFDKRQVVYQIYPKSFKDTTGNGIGDLRGIIEKLPYLAELGVDVIWLNPFYPSPQRDNGYDVSDYQAVNPLFGTMADFEELSRQAKDYGIEIMLDMVLNHCSTDHEWFQKALAGDRFYQEFFILRDEPTNWQSKFGGNAWAPFGTTGKYYLHLFDKTQADLNWRNPHVREELFKVVNFWRSKGVKGFRFDVINLIGKDEVLKDNADFDGKPEYTDRPVNHTYLQMLNKATFGQDEDGITVGEMSFTDIPNCVQYSNPSSHELDMVFNFHHLKVDYDNGQKWTRKPFDFIELKKLFHTWGEGMSQGSGWNALFWNNHDQPRALNRFIDVEKFRNEGATMLAASIHLSRGTPYIYMGEEIGMLDPDYDSMADYTDVESLNAYQELLASGKPQDEAFAIIKAKSRDNSRTPMQWDSSRNAGFSKAVPWLKVGKTYAEINVEKEKTGKIFPFYQKLIRLRKTLPIIAEGTYRAAYQESDRVYAFERLHGSDRLLVVNNFFAQEVTIKLSAAYQDGEILLSNYAKQPLDKELTLKPYQTLAILAKKP, translated from the coding sequence ATGAGTTTTGATAAAAGACAAGTCGTTTATCAAATCTATCCAAAGTCCTTCAAAGATACAACAGGCAATGGAATTGGCGATTTACGCGGCATTATTGAAAAACTGCCCTATTTAGCAGAGCTGGGAGTTGATGTGATTTGGCTCAATCCTTTTTACCCCAGTCCTCAACGTGATAACGGCTACGATGTTTCTGATTACCAAGCCGTTAACCCTTTGTTTGGGACGATGGCTGATTTTGAAGAATTATCCCGGCAGGCCAAGGATTATGGGATTGAGATAATGCTGGATATGGTGCTGAATCACTGTTCAACAGATCACGAATGGTTTCAAAAAGCCCTGGCAGGCGATCGCTTTTATCAAGAATTCTTTATTCTGCGGGATGAGCCAACTAACTGGCAGTCGAAATTTGGAGGAAATGCCTGGGCACCTTTTGGGACAACAGGAAAATACTATCTCCATCTTTTTGATAAAACGCAGGCAGACCTTAATTGGCGCAATCCTCATGTCCGTGAGGAGCTTTTCAAAGTCGTTAATTTTTGGCGCAGTAAAGGCGTAAAGGGTTTTCGTTTCGATGTTATCAACTTAATCGGCAAGGATGAAGTCCTTAAAGACAATGCGGATTTTGACGGCAAACCGGAATATACAGACCGGCCGGTTAATCATACCTATCTGCAAATGCTTAATAAAGCCACATTTGGCCAAGATGAAGACGGGATAACCGTTGGTGAAATGAGTTTTACAGATATACCAAACTGTGTGCAGTACAGCAATCCTTCCAGCCACGAATTGGATATGGTTTTTAATTTTCACCATCTTAAAGTGGACTATGATAATGGACAAAAATGGACACGCAAGCCCTTTGATTTTATAGAATTGAAAAAACTCTTTCATACTTGGGGCGAGGGCATGAGTCAAGGCAGTGGATGGAATGCTTTATTTTGGAATAACCACGACCAGCCGCGGGCTCTTAACCGCTTCATTGATGTTGAAAAATTTCGCAATGAAGGGGCCACAATGCTGGCAGCCAGTATTCACCTATCGCGTGGAACACCCTATATTTATATGGGTGAGGAGATCGGCATGCTTGACCCGGATTATGACTCTATGGCAGATTATACAGATGTGGAAAGTCTCAATGCTTATCAAGAGCTGCTGGCATCTGGAAAACCTCAGGACGAGGCCTTTGCCATTATCAAAGCCAAATCAAGGGATAACTCCCGGACGCCTATGCAGTGGGACAGCAGCCGCAATGCCGGTTTTTCCAAAGCTGTCCCTTGGCTTAAAGTCGGAAAAACTTACGCCGAGATTAATGTTGAAAAAGAAAAAACAGGAAAGATTTTCCCTTTCTATCAAAAACTGATTCGTCTGCGTAAAACCCTGCCTATCATCGCTGAGGGCACTTATCGGGCGGCCTATCAGGAAAGTGACAGGGTATATGCTTTTGAACGTTTGCATGGTTCTGACAGATTGCTGGTCGTCAATAATTTCTTTGCTCAAGAGGTTACAATTAAGCTTTCTGCCGCCTATCAGGATGGGGAGATTCTGCTCAGCAATTATGCTAAACAGCCTTTAGACAAGGAACTGACCTTAAAGCCCTATCAGACTTTAGCGATTTTGGCCAAGAAACCATAG
- the treP gene encoding PTS system trehalose-specific EIIBC component, whose amino-acid sequence MGKFEKEARDLLSAIGGKENVSAVTHCATRMRFVLNDESKADVQAIEAIPAVKGTFTNAGQFQVIIGNDVPIFYNDFSAVSGIEGVSKEAAKSAAAGKQNPVQRAVAMLAEIFTPIIPAIIVGGLILGFRNILEGVAWSALDGKSIVEVSQFWSGVNSFLWLPGEAIFHYLPVGITWSVSRKMGTSQILGIVLGICLISPNQLLNAYNVASTPAAEIAKDWVWDFGFFTVNKIGYQAQVIPALLAGLSLAYLERFWRKVIPEVVSMIFVPFLSLLPALILAHTVLGPVGWVIGQWISTIVLAGLTGSFKWLFGAIFGTLYAPLVITGLHHMTNAIDTQLIADSGGTVLWPMIALSNIAQGSAVLAYYWMNRHDEREAQIALPASISAYLGVTEPALFGVNLKYVYPFIAGMIGSGIAGLLSTTFNVTANAIGVGGLPGILSIQARYMGIFALLMLVAIVVPFALTLFFRKAGFFTKTEDQTVKAPQAEALAQAAEAESPKGTLITIQSPLAGQAKVLAEATDPVFAQGVMGQGVVIEPSEGELIAPVDGEISVLFPTKHAVGLVTAQGLELLIHIGMDTVNLEGQGFTAHVKQGDSVQAGDRLISFDIKQLKEAGYVVETPVIVTNQNDFQADAALDLPQTVKRGDDLLTATKI is encoded by the coding sequence ATGGGAAAATTTGAAAAAGAGGCCCGCGATTTGCTGTCAGCAATCGGGGGGAAAGAGAATGTTTCAGCAGTGACGCATTGTGCGACTCGGATGCGTTTTGTTTTAAATGATGAAAGCAAGGCTGATGTTCAGGCGATTGAAGCGATTCCTGCTGTCAAGGGAACATTTACAAATGCCGGGCAGTTTCAGGTCATTATCGGTAATGATGTTCCGATTTTTTATAATGATTTTAGCGCTGTATCCGGCATTGAAGGGGTATCTAAAGAGGCGGCTAAATCTGCTGCAGCAGGCAAGCAAAACCCTGTCCAGCGTGCAGTAGCCATGCTGGCTGAGATTTTCACGCCGATTATTCCTGCCATCATCGTCGGAGGTCTGATTCTGGGCTTCCGAAATATTCTTGAAGGTGTGGCTTGGTCAGCTCTGGATGGCAAAAGCATTGTTGAAGTATCGCAGTTCTGGAGCGGCGTCAATAGCTTTCTTTGGCTGCCGGGTGAAGCAATCTTCCATTATCTTCCGGTCGGTATTACCTGGTCTGTTTCTCGTAAAATGGGGACATCACAGATTTTGGGAATCGTTCTTGGGATCTGTCTGATTTCACCCAATCAGCTGCTCAATGCCTATAATGTAGCCAGCACACCGGCTGCAGAAATTGCTAAGGACTGGGTTTGGGATTTTGGTTTTTTCACGGTTAACAAAATTGGCTACCAAGCTCAGGTTATTCCTGCTCTTCTTGCCGGCTTGTCTCTGGCCTACCTGGAGCGCTTCTGGCGTAAAGTCATTCCAGAAGTTGTCTCGATGATTTTTGTGCCTTTCCTCTCTCTGCTTCCCGCTTTGATTCTGGCTCATACGGTTTTAGGGCCAGTCGGCTGGGTTATCGGACAGTGGATTTCTACGATTGTTCTTGCTGGCTTGACCGGTTCCTTCAAATGGCTGTTCGGTGCCATTTTCGGTACACTGTATGCACCGCTGGTAATTACTGGGCTCCATCACATGACTAATGCCATTGATACACAGCTGATTGCTGACAGCGGCGGTACGGTACTGTGGCCAATGATTGCTCTTTCCAATATTGCTCAAGGCTCAGCTGTTTTAGCTTATTACTGGATGAACCGTCACGATGAGCGTGAGGCACAGATTGCTTTGCCGGCAAGTATCTCTGCTTATCTTGGTGTTACAGAGCCAGCACTCTTTGGGGTTAATCTGAAGTATGTTTATCCTTTTATAGCCGGAATGATTGGCTCTGGTATTGCAGGTCTTCTATCAACAACATTCAATGTGACAGCTAACGCTATCGGTGTCGGGGGACTTCCGGGGATTCTTTCCATTCAGGCACGTTATATGGGGATCTTTGCTCTGCTGATGCTGGTTGCGATTGTTGTTCCGTTTGCCTTAACGCTCTTTTTCCGCAAAGCAGGCTTTTTTACTAAAACAGAAGACCAAACGGTCAAGGCACCTCAGGCAGAGGCGCTGGCTCAGGCTGCAGAAGCGGAGTCTCCTAAAGGGACACTGATTACCATTCAAAGTCCTCTGGCAGGTCAGGCTAAAGTTTTGGCTGAAGCAACGGACCCTGTTTTTGCCCAAGGTGTTATGGGGCAGGGTGTTGTTATTGAGCCCAGCGAGGGTGAGCTGATAGCTCCGGTAGACGGCGAGATATCCGTTCTGTTTCCGACCAAACATGCAGTCGGTTTAGTGACAGCCCAAGGGCTGGAGCTGTTAATCCATATCGGTATGGATACGGTCAATTTGGAAGGACAAGGTTTTACAGCTCATGTTAAACAGGGTGACAGCGTTCAAGCCGGCGACAGACTGATTAGTTTTGATATCAAACAGCTTAAAGAAGCAGGCTATGTTGTTGAAACACCTGTTATTGTCACCAATCAGAATGATTTTCAGGCTGATGCAGCTCTTGATTTGCCGCAAACAGTCAAGAGGGGCGATGATTTGCTGACAGCTACTAAAATTTAA
- a CDS encoding response regulator transcription factor — translation MSKILIIDDEKDLVMLLQDELEALGHNVLVAYNGMDGLALAKKQPELIILDIMMPGMDGFEVCRRIRDEVLCPILFLSAKQAESDKIRALTLGGDDYISKPFGLRELLTRIEANLRREERSQYINAEKKRTVLHFNELSIDLPGHSVKANGRALSLSKREYDIVELLALHAGQVFSREHIYERIWGYDSDGDSYTVVEHIRKIRKKIASVSPDVEYISTVWGIGYKWNRP, via the coding sequence GTGAGCAAAATTCTGATTATTGACGATGAAAAAGACTTGGTTATGCTCTTGCAGGACGAACTTGAAGCGCTGGGTCACAACGTTTTAGTAGCATATAATGGGATGGATGGTCTTGCGCTTGCAAAAAAACAGCCAGAACTTATTATTCTTGATATTATGATGCCGGGGATGGACGGTTTTGAAGTTTGCCGGAGAATACGTGATGAAGTGCTGTGTCCGATTTTGTTTCTCAGTGCAAAGCAGGCAGAAAGTGATAAAATCCGTGCTCTGACTCTTGGGGGAGACGATTATATATCAAAGCCATTCGGACTGAGGGAGCTTTTGACAAGGATAGAAGCCAATCTTCGGCGTGAAGAGCGTTCGCAATACATCAATGCAGAGAAAAAGCGGACAGTGCTGCACTTTAATGAATTGAGTATTGACTTACCGGGTCATAGCGTGAAAGCAAATGGCAGGGCGCTCTCCCTGTCCAAACGGGAGTATGATATTGTCGAACTTTTAGCCCTTCATGCTGGACAGGTTTTTTCCAGAGAACACATTTATGAAAGAATCTGGGGGTATGATTCTGATGGGGATTCCTACACCGTTGTCGAACATATCCGGAAAATACGAAAAAAAATTGCCTCAGTATCCCCTGATGTAGAGTATATTTCTACAGTATGGGGAATAGGCTATAAATGGAACCGGCCGTAG